The Neobacillus sp. PS3-34 genome has a window encoding:
- a CDS encoding SprT family protein, with protein MENQELQRMVEEISEKDFGKPFMHKAIFNSRLRTTGGRYLLRSHNIDINRKYLEQLGIQELIGIIKHELCHYHLHLEGRGYRHSDMEFKALLKKVGGPRFCGKLPDEPKRRSFKKILLYKCSKCHLEYKRKRAIDTARYVCGKCRGKLIKLGEIAADKPSSI; from the coding sequence ATGGAAAATCAGGAATTGCAACGAATGGTTGAAGAAATATCGGAAAAGGATTTTGGAAAACCATTCATGCATAAAGCGATTTTCAACTCCAGGCTGAGAACAACAGGAGGGAGATATCTCCTGCGGTCACATAATATCGATATCAATCGAAAGTATTTAGAACAGCTTGGGATACAAGAATTAATAGGCATTATTAAGCATGAACTCTGCCACTATCATTTGCATCTTGAAGGCCGGGGTTACAGACACAGTGATATGGAATTTAAAGCTTTGTTAAAAAAAGTGGGAGGTCCAAGATTCTGTGGGAAGCTTCCTGATGAACCAAAGAGACGTTCTTTTAAAAAAATCCTCCTATATAAATGCAGTAAATGCCATCTTGAATATAAGAGAAAAAGAGCGATTGATACAGCTAGATATGTATGCGGGAAGTGCAGAGGAAAGCTGATTAAGCTGGGGGAAATAGCTGCTGATAAGCCCAGTTCAATTTAA
- the cmpA gene encoding cortex morphogenetic protein CmpA: MPTWFQNQMKRAFYEKDRYQIKLLNQCWFFYQKKHSP, translated from the coding sequence ATGCCGACGTGGTTTCAAAACCAAATGAAAAGAGCTTTTTATGAAAAAGATCGCTATCAGATTAAGCTGTTAAACCAGTGCTGGTTTTTTTACCAAAAAAAGCACTCCCCATAA